The sequence GAAGGTCCGCCCGGCGAAGAGGTCCGGGGTGTGCACCGTATGCCCGGCGTCGGCGAGACGCCCTGCCAGCCAGCGGACGCCGTCGGTCAAGCCCAGGGCGTGGTGGAACAGCAGGATCTCGGTCATGGGGAGGATTATTCGTCAGCGGCGGCTCGCGCGGTACAGTTGGCGGCCGCAGCGTTGCCCCGACGGGCGAACAGGATCTCGATGCTGCCCGCGCCTTGATGAACGGCAGGGATCCCGGCGCCGACCCCTGGATCGCCGTGGCCTGGTGCCTCGGGTTCATGGCCATCGCCATCTGGCTCATCGCCGTGGTGTTCCCGCGGAAGACGGCCCGCTGACCTGCTCTGCGTCAGACCGACGCTGCCAGCTGCACGGCGACACCGGGAGCCGGATGGTCCGGTGAGATCATGACCGCCCGCCCTGGAACTTCCTTCACCCGCTGCAGCGTCGGCCACACCATCCGGTGCTCTGGCGTGGAGTCGGCCGGAAGGTAGAAGCGCGTGGGAACCAGGCCCAGGGTGCGACCGCCGGCCAGTTCTCGGGCGCCGAACAGCGCGGCGGCCAGCATGTCAGGACCATGGTCCCGAAGGAGGATGGCCACATGCTCTTCCACGGTCTCGTAGCCCGTCCCGACGCGTTGAGCCGACCACCGTCCCCATGAGGTCACCACGAGATGTACGCGGTGACGCTCTGCCAGCCGTCCCTTCACCCGCTCCAGGAGCTGCGCCAGGTCCTGCGGCGTGGCCCGGTCTGCGGTGAGCACACTCCAGGAATCCGGCACCCCGAGCGAATCCGCCACGCCATTGCCGTCCAGTAAGAAGGTCGGGACGGCGGGGTCCAGGCGCGCGAGGTGGTCGAGGACGGACCGGGCTGCCGCGTCAACGCCGCCGGCCGTCGTGCCGATCCAGGCCACCGGGCCGTCCCGTCCCGGCAACCAGCGCACGGGGCGCTGCTCCCTCTCGTGGTGAAGATCGGCCAGCCCCACGATGACGGCGTCCGGCAGCACGGACCGGTCTTCCGGCGTCGGGGTCCACTTTTCAGGGAGTGCGGGCATGACGGCCTGTGTGGGAACCGGCAGGGCGCGGGAGGCGGCCTCGGCGCCGATTCGGACCGTCAGGTCCCGCCAGGGGGCCGGATCGGCATCGGGTGCACCGTCGGTCCACCGGACCAGGGCCGGCGGGCCGGTCGCCACCGAGAACTGACCTGCCTGGAAGGGCCGTGGCGGTCCGCCGCCGTGCCGCAGATAGGCGCGTCCCGGGGAATCGGCGGGGATCGTCACCGCGTCGGCAGTGCCCAACAGGTCCCACGATTCTTGCTCGGTGGCCGTGCGCAGACAGATCACGGTGCCCAGATTGGACCGGACATCGGGACCGACGGCGCCCTGTGCCCGCTGGGTGGCCAGGACGAGGTGGAATCCCAGTGAGCGGCCCGTGGCGGCCAGCCTGGCCAGCAACGCGGCGGCCTGAGGATGGTCGTCGACGAGAACACGGAGCTCATCGATGGCCACCACCAGGCGTGGCAGGTCCGCGTTCGAATGGGCATGCCGGTAGGCGCGGAAGTCTGCCGCGCCGGCGGCCAGGAACAGCTCTTCCCGGCGGCGTAGCTCGGCAGAGAGGGCATCGAAGGTGCGCAGCGACTCCGCTTCCGCGAGATTGGTCTCCACCGACATGGTGTGAGGTAACCCGGCCAGGACCGCAAAGGATGATCCGCCCTTGAAGTCCATCAGGACGAAGGACACCTCGGTGGGTGGATGGGCGGCGGCGAGGCCCGTCAACAAGGTCAGCAGCAGCTCGGATTTGCCCGAGCCGGTGGTGCCGGCGACGAGCAGGTGCGGCCCGTGGGCGACGAGGTCAATGGTCATGGGGTCTTCGTCGGGCGATAGCTCCGCCCGGAGGGACTCGACCCCCGGTTGTTCCATCAGGGGCTGGGGCAGGACCAACCGGACCGGTTCCTGGTCCACCGCCGGTCGGTGTGCCGCGCCCATCTCGTCCAGCAACCAGGCTGCAGTCCGGGTGGTCATGCCATG comes from Citricoccus muralis and encodes:
- a CDS encoding FtsK/SpoIIIE domain-containing protein, with the protein product MVARPGGSANNRGPGPDVTVVAEDGPDAGRLAPLPRSGLTVGRNHAEWLVTDPFLSAPHFRLEVDAEGVLVTRADADQRPAQLLWTGNQPYTAGSSTFRLVRGRPDPLSPIRSIPDPVVDPGPEPARPNAVLQAFMAAGPLVIGVVMAVVTGLWYFLLFSLVSVAVVAVMWFQHRAASRRHGRRIRDGAERVSGRLDELAPTPGRLALAARADSVDRFGVDGVPTDGPVIRWGTGTARLRVENAKVGDQWARWSTVDLPANSVLFPGRTTVVTGQPSTLQAMGQWLHVQLCRDAITSGRGVVMRTAQGDTPWSGASRASVGTIVCWPGTSARDLPAGWHRVLLCDSGREQHPEAMAGTPGHEDRVDADQGVASLAGLDYTALRWHGMTTRTAAWLLDEMGAAHRPAVDQEPVRLVLPQPLMEQPGVESLRAELSPDEDPMTIDLVAHGPHLLVAGTTGSGKSELLLTLLTGLAAAHPPTEVSFVLMDFKGGSSFAVLAGLPHTMSVETNLAEAESLRTFDALSAELRRREELFLAAGAADFRAYRHAHSNADLPRLVVAIDELRVLVDDHPQAAALLARLAATGRSLGFHLVLATQRAQGAVGPDVRSNLGTVICLRTATEQESWDLLGTADAVTIPADSPGRAYLRHGGGPPRPFQAGQFSVATGPPALVRWTDGAPDADPAPWRDLTVRIGAEAASRALPVPTQAVMPALPEKWTPTPEDRSVLPDAVIVGLADLHHEREQRPVRWLPGRDGPVAWIGTTAGGVDAAARSVLDHLARLDPAVPTFLLDGNGVADSLGVPDSWSVLTADRATPQDLAQLLERVKGRLAERHRVHLVVTSWGRWSAQRVGTGYETVEEHVAILLRDHGPDMLAAALFGARELAGGRTLGLVPTRFYLPADSTPEHRMVWPTLQRVKEVPGRAVMISPDHPAPGVAVQLAASV